A part of Lacibacter sp. H407 genomic DNA contains:
- a CDS encoding glycosyltransferase family 2 protein: protein MWAVLFYCCAGAILYTYVGYPALLYLFSFYKRVNKKDAPAHLPSVTIIIAAFNEERVIEAKLHNTLSLDYLAHKLQIIVAADGSTDDTVRIASSFSAVLVLHEPLRKGKAAAINKAVTFATNEIIVLTDANSTLSKQTIDQLVAPFSQQKVGAVAGEKKVVSTEGAIASGEGLYWRYESWLKQQETKFYTVVGAAGELVAFRKELFVTIPEKTITDDFFISLSINLQHRKLAYVADAISSETASLSLTDEWKRKVRIAAGGIQSLFVLRAALDPFRYPLLAFQFFSHRVMRWIACAPAFVFLLLINMLLVNQQTSELYTWLLILQLLFYMLAFAGWVMVKQKRSFFLFNIPFYIVFMHAAMLAGMMGYASGKQSVLWEKAKR, encoded by the coding sequence ATGTGGGCTGTTCTGTTTTATTGTTGTGCAGGGGCAATTTTATATACGTATGTCGGCTATCCGGCATTGTTGTACCTGTTTTCTTTTTACAAACGGGTAAATAAAAAAGATGCACCTGCCCACCTGCCATCAGTCACCATCATCATTGCGGCATTTAATGAAGAGCGTGTAATAGAAGCCAAACTTCACAATACACTTTCACTTGATTATCTTGCACACAAACTCCAGATCATTGTAGCAGCTGATGGATCAACCGACGATACGGTACGTATTGCATCATCGTTCTCCGCTGTTCTGGTTTTACATGAACCATTACGAAAGGGAAAAGCAGCAGCCATTAATAAAGCCGTCACATTTGCCACAAATGAGATTATTGTGCTCACAGATGCAAACAGTACGTTATCGAAACAAACGATCGATCAACTGGTCGCACCTTTTTCGCAACAAAAAGTGGGAGCTGTGGCAGGTGAAAAGAAAGTAGTATCGACCGAAGGTGCAATAGCATCGGGTGAAGGATTGTATTGGCGATACGAATCATGGTTGAAACAACAGGAAACAAAATTTTATACCGTTGTAGGTGCGGCAGGCGAATTGGTTGCTTTCCGAAAAGAATTGTTTGTAACAATACCTGAGAAAACCATAACGGATGATTTTTTTATTTCCTTATCGATCAACCTGCAACATCGTAAGCTGGCATATGTAGCGGATGCCATCAGTTCTGAAACTGCTTCGTTATCACTTACTGATGAATGGAAACGTAAAGTTCGAATTGCAGCAGGTGGAATACAATCGTTATTTGTGTTACGTGCAGCGCTCGATCCATTTCGGTATCCACTACTTGCGTTCCAATTTTTTTCGCACAGGGTAATGCGTTGGATCGCATGCGCACCTGCATTTGTTTTTTTGTTACTGATAAACATGCTGCTTGTTAACCAACAGACAAGCGAACTATACACATGGCTGTTAATTTTGCAATTGCTCTTTTACATGTTGGCATTTGCAGGCTGGGTGATGGTGAAACAAAAACGATCTTTCTTTTTATTCAACATTCCGTTTTACATTGTGTTTATGCATGCAGCGATGCTGGCGGGAATGATGGGTTATGCATCCGGTAAACAATCGGTGCTCTGGGAAAAAGCAAAGCGTTGA